One Methanocaldococcus villosus KIN24-T80 genomic window carries:
- a CDS encoding type II glyceraldehyde-3-phosphate dehydrogenase, whose translation MVKVLINGYGSIGKRVADAVSKQKDMEVLGVTKTKPDFEARLAVEKGYKLYCAIPDKERLKAFEDAGIDVEGTILDVIEEADIVVDAAPKKIGKQNLESIYKPHKVKAILQGGEKANDVEDNFNALWSYERCFGKDYVRVVSCNTTGLCRILYAINSVVEINKARIVLVRRAVDPNDDKNGPVNAIKPNPVVVPSHHGPDVVSVIPEFEGKIITSAVIVPTTLMHMHTLMVEVNNNISREKLLEAIKETPRIKLFKAEEGFESTAKIIEYARDIGRLRYDLPELAVWEESVNVLENEIFLMQAVHQESIVIPENIDCIRAMLELESDKFKSIDKTNKALGIE comes from the coding sequence ATGGTAAAGGTTTTAATAAATGGTTATGGTTCTATAGGTAAAAGAGTAGCAGATGCGGTCTCTAAGCAAAAAGACATGGAAGTTTTAGGAGTTACTAAAACAAAACCTGATTTTGAAGCAAGATTAGCTGTAGAGAAAGGTTATAAGTTATACTGTGCAATACCTGATAAAGAGAGATTAAAAGCTTTTGAAGATGCAGGAATAGATGTTGAAGGGACAATTTTAGATGTCATAGAAGAGGCTGATATTGTTGTTGATGCTGCCCCTAAAAAGATTGGAAAGCAAAACCTGGAAAGTATTTATAAACCACATAAGGTAAAAGCTATTTTACAAGGTGGGGAGAAAGCTAATGATGTTGAGGATAATTTTAATGCCTTATGGAGTTATGAGAGATGTTTTGGAAAAGATTATGTTAGAGTTGTTTCATGTAACACTACAGGTTTATGTAGGATATTGTATGCTATAAACTCAGTTGTAGAAATAAATAAGGCAAGAATTGTTTTAGTTAGAAGAGCAGTTGACCCTAATGATGATAAAAATGGTCCAGTAAATGCTATAAAACCAAACCCAGTTGTAGTTCCATCACATCATGGTCCTGATGTAGTTTCAGTAATTCCTGAATTTGAAGGCAAGATAATAACCTCAGCAGTAATAGTACCAACAACTTTAATGCATATGCATACATTGATGGTGGAAGTTAATAATAACATTAGTAGAGAAAAACTTTTAGAAGCTATAAAAGAAACTCCAAGGATAAAACTATTTAAAGCAGAGGAAGGATTTGAATCAACAGCTAAAATAATAGAATATGCAAGAGATATAGGAAGGTTAAGATATGACCTTCCAGAATTGGCTGTTTGGGAAGAGAGTGTTAATGTCTTAGAAAATGAAATATTCCTAATGCAGGCTGTTCATCAAGAGAGTATTGTTATTCCAGAAAATATAGATTGTATTAGAGCAATGTTAGAATTAGAAAGTGATAAGTTTAAATCTATTGATAAAACTAATAAAGCTCTTGGAATTGAATAA